Part of the Myxocyprinus asiaticus isolate MX2 ecotype Aquarium Trade chromosome 17, UBuf_Myxa_2, whole genome shotgun sequence genome, CAATcatttcactcacaaactagtgtttttagccatctcaAGTCACTTTTTTCAAGAGCTATGAGCAGTGTTAGGTTGTATTGGGGCTTGTTTTAATCGCAATGTCGTGCTGCAAGTAATGATGTgcaatttcccacattctgtttatgtttaattaattaatgcacGAAAATGATCGCCCCCAAATAACATACGgtacatacatgtttttgttgCGTTTTCGTTTATTGccacatgaaacaaacagaaaatggGAAATTGCATGTCGTTACTCACAGCAGATGATCCAGAATTAAAACCAGACCCAAAACAACATAAGGTGCAGAGTTGTTGAAATAATCCACACAGAGCGAAATCAGCTTGgctttcacctgctctcactcATACAGACACGCTGTGTGCGCGCACACGCACTGTCGATTGTGACTGCCAGAGTCTCCGCAGGAAGTCAAAGATTCTCAGCCACAAGaaaataaaccgtaacaaattATCAACAAAAATATCACCTGTAATTCTATTATCGGCGcgataataatatttagattttcctgGTTATCGGCCAATATTATATCGTCTGCTGATATATCATGCATCCCtactttttataaaatgctttcTGCCCTTGCTCACACATTTAACGTACATACCGCTCtgataagcttccgagtttctTGTACCGCTTCAGATTTCCTTTCAGCCATAAAAAGAGATCCTTGTCCGTTGGTATGCATGACTCTAACAAGAACGGAATACCAATAGAATAGGAttcaataagaataaaaatattataagtaTTGACACACTTGGCTTTGCTTGAAACCACACAAAAATGCCATCATGTCTCCTTCTCTCAACCAACACCTCAATGACACATTTCCTCAGCGCCCCTTAGTGGACTCAGTTGTAACCGCGATTTGGTAAAAGATCCAGAGAGAAAGTACAGGATAATTCAGCGTTGCCCATGGCAGGCAAGTGcacaaaggaaaataaatttgCCATATTCTAGTAgtatttttaatagtcgactagctggtgcagaacgagtactcaaTTACTTGAGCAAATCCTTAAAATATAGTAACATGAATTTTAAAATTAGGATTAGGGTTTTCTCAAATCCCTAACCTCAAGTAAgagcaatactactactactactaattaaGAACTCTCAAAATACTGAATGGTAATGTAAACATACTCACCAGACATACATGAGCACCACAGTTCTCCAGCGCAGTATGGGATGTGTGATTAGCTGTAAAACCCCCGGGCTGGGTGCATTTGGGACGCTGGCACTGACAGGACGGCGGAGCTTAACTGGAATTCTACCTTTCCCATTCCTCACAGCAAAATCCTGCAGGATGTCCTCGGCCTGCTCCGTAAGACCCTGAGAATACAGCCAGCGTGGAGATTCCGGCAGATTCCTGAAATAATCAAGGAAATATGCACACTCAGATTCCAGAATGTTCTTCTGGAAATCACAAATCAGGTGGGCACACTCATTTcatatagaaaaacaaaaagctaaaatgtgtgactttttccatgttaaaatgctttctcctatcccagcgtaatatgcagagacaactgtaagcaaGCCATTCGTATGGTAAAGTTTCTCAAAAACTGAAGTGTTTCTCTGTGGCGCTATGGAAATTACCATTTGTTTTGAGCTACCTGTCTAGCCCTACACAACGACACTGACTCGACCAATGCCGTGaattggggcgggactatctgtttgttcaatcgATGGAAGATGGTGGCCGTATTCTGAAAAAgccattttggaataaaataataataatttttgcaattccgttacgtggtgcagaaattacacactcaaGCTTTTTTACTTTTTCGattaaattacaatttttaatttttaagcaTTCAAGGGGTGGTAATTATTTCTCAAgtgttttaataataatgatacagGTTCAAAATGTATCCTGAGGTATTGAGTTAAGCCCCGTCACACTTTACTTATTActactcccattcaaatgcatccgaaCGAGAGAGACTATAAACGCAAACCCATGTGAAGAAATTTGCGAATCTGAATGACGAAAAGACGTGTGACCAACCGAAGATTGAAACGTTACAcattgacctcttggctcaatacaaagctgcgtgtttttattgttgctggataATGACCAcatggtatattttaacattttgaatataatattatttgctatttgtgattatatctatttatctatccatccatcaataaCTCTTCTAAATTATGTATTATCCTCAGTAACCCTGTCCCAAACGCACCACTAAAAGCAGATTTAGACAGCACCCTGTCACTGTAACAAATTATGTCTGCCAGTACCTTCCTGGTGGACACAGTGCTGTACTTAAACAGGAAGAATTGATCTGAATGCACGCTTACACACAGAGCAGGAAGAGCAAAAGTCCAGGAGAGTTGGCTGCAGTTGCTAGGTTCCGCCACGGCCGGACATAATAACCTAATGCTGCGAACAGAGCGATGCCCACTGCAAAGGTCATGTTAGTCAAGGTCCCTAGAACACAAACAGTCCAATTAGTGTCATTTACCAATTTCTATGTAGTGTGCTGTAAAAGTAAACATTAGGAACTGGCTTTATTATTGATTCCTGAATAGAAGAGGTTAACGGAGTTGATAGTTATAGTAGTAACCTGTCATAGCCCAGTAGGACTTTCCTACATATTCCTGAGTGAGAACAAAGCAGACCAACGCCATCCCTCCATTCATCACCCCCACCAGCAGCCTGGACACTGCAAACATCTCATAATTCGGGGCTAAAGCAGTGCCGTACCCAAACAAAACCTCAAAAAAGAGACCTGAGAGAGATGTCATACATCATGCAATATGGAACTGAATATTATAGAAGAGTAAAGCAAGGAAACCAATTCTTCTTCACCCTACCAATTAGAAAAACTGGCTTCCTCCCAATTTTATCAGATAgtggtccaaaaaggacatttcCTATCAGCACACCAGCAAAGAAGAGGGATCCTGCCAAGTTCACCTTATAAGCTTGCTGTTTAACCAGGTACCACTGCAAGAGAAAACCAGAAAGATAACAGATGCATGAATATGCCAAATACACTTCATGGTCTTTTTAAGGTATCAAAGTTTAAGTGTGTCTTCAGTTTGAAAGAATAATGAAGTTTAAGATAAGTGTGTTTTATGTCCAAAAGTCTTcacaaatgtattacattatctTACCTCAGTCACGATTGAACTGACATCCTCTGAGAATGTGATACTCTGAGTTATATCATCAACAGCACCTTCTCCTCCAGTAGCGGGTTCTACATGATATTCTGGCACAGCACTCACTAAAATGATCAGCATGGACTGACATGCCATGTAAATCTGCGAAAGacacagatatactgtataaagctGCTCAACAAAGTTTAACTCTTACTAAAAGGACCAGTTTCCTGCCTTTTACAACTATAACTTTACTCACTAAAATAAACATCCAAACTAATATCAAATCAGTGAAAATATAAACTCTCTGACATGGTAGAGAGGTATCAATTAGCCTCTCTGGTTTAAAACATTGCCTCTCTTTAAACCAGATGGTTTGCAATGAAAACTGAAAGATAATGACAAAATAAACAATCACATATTTAAAACGTCACCTACTTAAAgtaaatgactgactgaaattAGGTCAGCTCAAAGCAAATACATCCCACTGCAAGCAGATAAGATAAGACACTGACTGACTGTAAAGACACCCACAAACTAAAGCAAACATACAATGGATTTAGAGATTTAACACATATATGTTTTGCATAGATTATTGGCTTGTGGAATTGAAAATTAAGACATGGACATAAACCAACACATGCCAGTGCAATGTTTATGAATTTGCATGTATCATTAGCTACCTGTAGAAAAACGAGGATGGTCACCATCCGCTTCTGGTGCCGACCGAATTCTCCAACCACCTGGAAAGCCTCCTCTAAATCCATTCCACGGTCAAATCATCCGGTAGCATCACATCGATTCAATATTTTTAATGGGTTTGATTGAGAATGTAATCTCTGCGCTCCCTTCGCAGACGTGGAATGAAACCACGTGGTACAGAGTACGATTCTGATTGGGCGCCGAGGCATCCAAGCACGTGTCACAGAGAGCGTTTCTGATTGGAccaaagaaatataaataaagggaatagttcagccaaaaatgaagattctctcatcatttactcaccctcgtgtcatcccggatgtgtatgactttctctcttctgctgaacattaacgcagatttttaaaataatatttcagttctgtagcttctcacagtgcaagtgaactTTAAAGAGCCAGCAAGCacgaagcaatatgataggtgtgggtaataaacgtgtgtgtgtgggggggttcaTCAGAAAAGGTTGAGGACCACTGGTGTAggttgtctgtgggactctaaataaacacactgctgtGATgccctgttagtatttaattaggggtgcaaatagtatccaACACTAtatacacttagtgcaaatagcttcTGCCTTATTAAGAAATCCTGTTGTCTTCTTGAAATCTCATATGGAGTCCCATGtttatacagtaatattttgacataagtccatgttaaggcacatattactttaaatcttaaATCCCATTATGACTCAACTgacatttatattaaattatgaaCTAAAAAGTGTGTTGAAACAAACTAGCTGTTGTTTAAAGACGTTTATCTCTTTTAGAACTGgaaaattttaaacaaatcttgtggagattttgtttgtgttctgcagcttGTGCCCCTTTCCAGTCAAatcgatccaaaaacactttaaactgcagtacaacccATAGAAGAGACTACATAACTAACATCGGACCATAGCTTCAAGTCATATATTCACTCCATAAACATTGAGTGAGGCACTGTTGATTGACGGTCAATGAGACTGCAAAGGATCGACACGATGGAGCtgcatgctttttttgttttagcagtttttactaatttaatacacaaaacatcacattatctgccAAAACATAggccgatgcgagtgaaaacaatTGAGACTGGAAAACCAAAAAGGCTTCCGTTATAAATCGTACATCACCTCCACATTTAGAAACGTATCAAAAAGGTGGATAAGTTATaggccttgattttttttttttcccccacatattaaaggagcaatatcaatatgtaacattgacatcaagcgtttataATGCGTActacagtccaaattcaaaatattggagagagttgtctcccctgccccctcctccccagactggaGACAAACACGAGGgatgccaggttgaggacacgcaacaggaacgagcaaactgacaatggcaagcgacgagccttacactgtaagctgatcagctaatgtatacatttgcaatatttttattgttagcaaattataaaccagctcatgtggattttttataactgtcaatgttagctagatgtattgctgacTTCCATGGAAGCAACGCGTTGTTTTTGCCCCGGGGCAaccacacaggccaaaacacaaatagaaattccggcctggaacggacatttcaaagtagaatatactggctgtagcattgttttcggagaagccattatttcaacttagcatgtttcttaaatctctgataacatattatgataattgtatGCTTTAGTGCAGTAAGTatcttacatattgcacctttaagttacaatataactttattattattttgttttcttgggGTGTTCTGCCAAAATTTGACTCCCTGCTACCTGATTGGACCTTATCCCAAAAGCCTATCCCTACACCCACCCCTAACCTAAACCATAGTAGGGAGTCATTGGTCCCTATCCCAAAAGCCCACCCCTAAACAAAAGATACTAGGGAGTCAAATTTCAGCTCAACAGGTTGGTCCcctgtttgagaaccactgccataCACACCATGTATTGTTCATTATTCACTTGAAGGATTCCCTATATAAATAAGATTCCAAGCAATTATTACTTATTAATTTGAATTGCTCTTTATTAAAAGCACAAATTCAATGTCTTTCAGCATACCtgattatgtttaaaaaaatatataactacaAACACCAATATGTGTCAAGTGTCTATAACAGAATAAATTCAAGATTAACTTTGTACATAAATACTTTCTATACTTCCAAACAGAACCACACATTAAAAATACCTTTTTATTGGTTTAAAAATGGAGTGgattattttaagtttttaatcaGATAAATACATACAATGTTCAACAAACATACCACAAAAGCTCTAAACTCTAGTGAAAATAACAGGTCAAATAACAGTAACCACCCTGAACTTACAACTTTAGttatttagtatatttttttacaaactgtGACAGCGTGGaaacagacagacatataaaAGGTTAAAAGACACTGAAAAAAGACATACTGATGCTGAAAATGATTTAAGACATTAAAAGGAaagaataaaaactgaaatatcctTTGGGTTAATTCTGACACCTGAGTGGTAGTTTAGAACGGGGTGGTGTGCACATGTTCTCGTTTTCCACCTTTGAACGGTTCAAAGATTTATTATCATTTTCTTTCTTGCTTTTCTTCTGTTTAGGGAAAGGGAACATTATAACATATAGAGTCAAAAGTTTAATCTTCAGCAAACATGTTTATAATTTTGTGTGCCATTATGTGGGAGAAGTCTCACCTTGAAAAAGGGAACCCTTCCATTCTCATAACACATCAAGTTCTCATCAGAGCAAGACTGCTCTGTCATGTTTCCATCATTAGAACTGCTGACTTCATCCTTCAGAGAGTCCTAAATACAGGCAATTAATTATCAGGTTATCAGTCCAAACAAGATAGACAACGTCTCAAATTTGGCAAATATATAACAGAGATATAACACCTTAAAAGGCCTTAACACATTGCATACTAAGCAGAGATTGAGAGCTATTCCACTGTATTCACTGAAGAACCACTGATTAAATCTACTCCTTTACTACAGAAATATGGCTGGGACTAGACCAGTTTAACTTGATATGGTACCTGATCAAGAGGCTCATCTTCATCTGCCTTGATGACAGTCTCACACTGGCTCAATGCACTTTGAAGTTCCACCAGCTGAGCTCTGAACTCCTCTTCTAGCTCCACTCGACTCCTCGGCTGATTCAGCACACGTGGGTACATGTACTCCTTACGCTGAGGGGTCGTTCCTGCAACAATATGCACACCTTTACCTCATTACACATGGGAAGATTACACACTCTGACAAAACACATGTGTAAATGCATACACACTGAACAAATTTTTGTCCAGTAAAGGGAGCATGCAATCCACAGCTTCTCTCTCACCTGTAGGCAAATCTTGTCGGAGCTCAGAGCTGAGGAAGTTGTGTACAGTGTCCAGTGCCTGAGTGCTGATGGAGGAGATAGTCTCCCTGTGCTCCTGCAAGATGGTCTCATCTTTGCCTGTCTGCACTTCCACACGACTCAAGATTCCTTCAGCTTCTTGCCGCATTGGACTCAGGCAGCCTTCACAGTTCTGAACTGCTTTCTCACCCTTTTCTTCTACAGACTACATGCACAAAACAATTTAAAGTGTACACATGCAACTAAAGTAATACCTTGTATTATAATTTAATGGTTCTCAACTGATGGGTGGTGACCCAAAAAAATTGGTCACAGGTTTGCAACCAGCCATATATTTGTTCATCTTTGCTCAACATATTGCAAAAAAAGCCCCCACAATTTTTCatttaggactttttttttaaaagggaaagttcacccaaaaatgaaatttctctcagcatgttctcaccctcaagccattccagatgtgtattactttgtttcttcagcagaacacaaaagaagatttttagaatatctcagctctgtaggtccatacaacacatgtgaatggtggcaagaaataaaataaataaaaatcacataatggcaacataaaagtaatccgtaagactccagtggttaaatccataacttctaaagcaatatgatatatgtgggtgagaaacagataaatatttcagtcctttccacattctttttttttttttttgcatatcgaactctttgcatatcgccacctacgtgtcagggctggtcaaaggtggatatttatactaaaaaaaggacttcaatattgatctgtttctcacccaaacctatcatatcgatttaaaagacattgatttaaccactggagtctgtggattacttttattctggcTTTATGTGATCtgtggagattcaaagttctggccaccattcacttgcattgaaaggaccaacagagctgagatattcttctaaaaatcttcagttgtgttctgcagaagaaagtcatacacatctggaatggcatgagggtaagaaaataagagaattttctattttgagtgaactaaccctttaattttttgtatgattaaaaaacaaaaaaacacaaaatctatcatactgtgttgggtcacatTTTGATGAATTAAAACGAGTCGAGAACCACTTTTAATTCATTTGTTCCTCACACTAACAAAATGCCCCAAAATGTAGCACTTGTTCACACCAACTAACCTTTAGCAGGTCTCGCATGGCAGTCTCGGTCTCTCTTATGAGCTCAATCTGCCCCTTAGCTTTGCTCTTAGTGGAGTCGCTGACTTCAAGACACCACTTGAGTCCTGATTCAGCCAGCGAGTCCAGAGAAGTTTGCACATGTCCACAGTAGCCGCCACATTCCTCCAGCGCCCTCTCTCCCTCTTCGGTCACTCCATTCATCTCTGATATCACTCCATCCACAGAGGAGCCCAGCCGAACACAGAGAGACACAGTGTGCTCCTCAGCTGCAGTGCATTGACTGATATAGATGCAATTTGTTAAAGGTTTACTACAAGTTATAGGAGAACTGCTAAACTTGCAAGGTTCATATTGTAGATCCCTTCTCACCCCTGTATCGTGTTCTGTAGCGTTTTTAGTGGCACGATCTGGGCAGATGTTGCTTGGGCAAGATCTTCATAGTCTGTTTGAGTGTCCAAAGCCAAGAGATTAATTTGGTTCTGCAAACACTGAAGCAGCTGGGCCACACGCTGTGGAAGGGAAACAATTTTAGTGCAGCTGTTCCTTCTAGTGGTTAAAAGTTCACAACCCATTTACTTGCTTAATCTGTCATGTTTATGTTGATTGACACAAGATATtaaacaagaacaaaaatgtaGAGCAGGACTTGCTTTTATCCATCAGTGATTGATTGGTTCgtgaaaagtgggtgttgcaTACCACAATGGAGCCAGAGGGTTAGGGAGAGTTTGAAAAATAAGAGTGCTTGATGATATTAGCTGAGAATTtagtcatttcagaggtggagaaagttctttaattttgatgaaagattatgaagaaaTGTTTACTTTGAAATAACCTGCAGAATAATACCATGAACGTATATTACAAAAGTGGGTCGATTTTGATTTGCACTTTAAAAGGTTTCTAAAAGAGCTCTCTTTTGTGttaaaactagtgctgtcagtctatTAAAATTTGAGttaaatcgcagattttgaaagtgctgaaatttaaaTATACttgtcctgtcaaaatgcatttatttccttctaatcatcaaaatatgtaacaatataatgctttattaacattttcaaaataaagtcgTCCACAGtataaaaacacaaatgcactaaaatagcaccaattcaagtaacatttaaTGTTTCCCAAAGTagaagtgggagtttgactaattgaaaaaaaacatgtccccacataggttgcatattcattgcaatgggcattaaatctcttaaagtcatcctctacaatattaatcaaccagcagactgtggctatccactttgttccAGCATCTGTGAAGTcgcattcatgattcgcatcagggccaACTTTAAGCGCTTTGAACTCCACGTGAAAAGTGTttccagacaaaaacgtctcattctgcattttgatgatagttaagactttgtgtgcttttgtgttaattaaaatgtgccttacttagactgaaaaatacttgatttctgtcacaagttccatctaggcctgttttgtacaacaaatagcattaagagcttGTTTCCcaatcactgacactgaatcactgctgtgtgtgtttgtggtgtgtgcatcagtgtaatgactccaggcggatGCATCGTAACGTTTCTgcattccaaccagtgtttatgctagtTTATgcagtattaacagtaaatgcattatCGGGATTAAGAAAAACACGTTAAACTTCAATTAATCAATTGGGTTAACGTgttcattttgacagctctagttaaaACGTATGTTTTCTAGCCTAGTCTGTGCAGTGAGAAGCTCCTTTTGAAATCCTTCCAAAATACTAAAGTCTGCTAAGAGCATTTCAACATTTACAGTACAGTTTGTTCAAATCATATGAAATTCCTTGTGGCCTCTCAGTTACATTTATAGCACCCAAAAAGCCTGTAAACATCTGAGCCACCCAACTTTACAAAAATGTAGAGAACACCCTCAAGCTTGGTAACCAAGTCTAAGACAATGTTCTCCAAGAATCTGTCCGGCTGGGTAGACTAACCGTCTGATGGTTGTTTCCTGCTTGGCTAATCTGCTGCTTGAGCTTGTCATGTTCGGCATGCAGAGTGCTGAAGCCTTGCACAGCACTTTCTCTCATACTGGCCAACGATTCAACATGGGAGTCAAAAAATGACATCATCTCTGCTTTCAGACCCTGCATctgtgaaagagaaagaaaagttaGTACGGTCCTAAATCACGCCACAAAGACGTATTTATCCTTTTTTGGCAGTAGATGTTGATCAATTTTGAATCTCATACCTGCTCAGCCAGAGCGTGGTATCTGTGAAGGGTTTGCTTCAGACTGTCAGTCATGGCAATGATGGACCTGATACCTGGCACCGCCTGGGCAACCAGAACCTCCTCTAGATTGTGTTTGTGTTCATCCTGAGAAGaattaaatgtacttttatttcatttctgCACTCCTGAGTAATCACTCAAATTATAGCCATTAGTGTttaaggctattattattattatttttaaggaaGTCCTTACCAGTATTTCCAGCATGCTGTTCCGTGTCTCCTGAGAGAATTTCTCCTGCTGTAGCACTTGTTTTTTACACCGGTCCACACCTTCCCCCACAGCACCTTGAATACAGCTGTATGACTCACACACAGCACCTAACGTCTCCTTAAACACCCTGCTGTTTACATTCAGCAGCTCACCTACACAAGAACAAAAAGTGTCAGAATTTCGCTGCTTGGCAAGACTTTAGCTGGAAATGATGTCTAAAGACACAAAAATAGGATATTATACTTCAAGTAGAGCTCTGTGATGTATAAGAGCTTAAAGTTCCACTCAACTTTT contains:
- the slc22a15 gene encoding solute carrier family 22 member 15, translating into MDLEEAFQVVGEFGRHQKRMVTILVFLQIYMACQSMLIILVSAVPEYHVEPATGGEGAVDDITQSITFSEDVSSIVTEWYLVKQQAYKVNLAGSLFFAGVLIGNVLFGPLSDKIGRKPVFLIGLFFEVLFGYGTALAPNYEMFAVSRLLVGVMNGGMALVCFVLTQEYVGKSYWAMTGTLTNMTFAVGIALFAALGYYVRPWRNLATAANSPGLLLFLLCVNLPESPRWLYSQGLTEQAEDILQDFAVRNGKGRIPVKLRRPVSASVPNAPSPGVLQLITHPILRWRTVVLMYVWYSCSLVYYGLTLNASEDKGNRYLSVAMYGLVELPAYPLCMYFINKQWAGRRKSMANFLAFAGLSCLLTMFLPESGSLLSATSLALVGKLMVSAAFNIVYVYTSELYPTVIRNAGLGVCSMSCRVGGILAPFVPSLKSLHTSMPFMVFFLSGISAGCLGLLLPETLNKPSAETLDELSSPTYQRILEPQVHLLEEKHLSNNNGADSD